A single window of Psychrobacter raelei DNA harbors:
- a CDS encoding amino acid ABC transporter ATP-binding protein → MVIEMSNVSKWYGDFQVLTDCTAHVHRGDVVVVCGPSGSGKSTLIKTVNALEPFQKGEIFVNGIAVGDSKTDLPKLRSRVGMVFQHFELFPHLSIIDNLTVAQIKVLGRSDSVAQQKAMAYLDRVGLSAQAKKYPAELSGGQQQRVAIARALAMDPVCMLFDEPTSALDPEMIQEVLDVMVELAKEGMTMMCVTHEMGFASQVANRIIFMDEGHIVENCSKDEFFEGARSDRAQLFLSKILGH, encoded by the coding sequence ATGGTAATTGAAATGTCTAATGTCAGTAAATGGTATGGTGACTTTCAGGTACTAACTGACTGTACCGCACACGTGCATCGTGGCGATGTGGTGGTGGTCTGTGGGCCCTCTGGCAGTGGCAAGTCCACTTTGATCAAAACGGTAAATGCGCTAGAGCCGTTTCAAAAGGGTGAGATTTTCGTCAATGGCATAGCCGTGGGTGATTCAAAAACTGATTTGCCAAAGCTACGTAGCCGAGTGGGCATGGTGTTTCAGCATTTTGAGCTATTTCCGCATCTTTCAATCATTGATAATTTGACTGTGGCACAAATCAAAGTCTTGGGGCGCAGTGACAGTGTGGCCCAGCAAAAAGCCATGGCTTATCTTGACCGTGTGGGGCTATCGGCTCAAGCCAAAAAATACCCCGCCGAACTGTCAGGCGGGCAGCAGCAACGTGTTGCCATTGCCCGAGCTTTGGCAATGGACCCGGTATGTATGTTATTCGACGAGCCTACCTCAGCACTGGATCCTGAAATGATTCAAGAAGTGTTAGATGTTATGGTAGAGCTTGCAAAAGAGGGCATGACCATGATGTGTGTGACTCATGAAATGGGATTTGCCAGTCAAGTTGCCAACCGTATCATCTTTATGGATGAGGGACACATCGTGGAGAACTGCAGTAAAGATGAGTTTTTTGAAGGGGCACGTAGCGATCGCGCCCAGTTATTTTTATCTAAAATCTTGGGGCATTAA
- a CDS encoding ABC transporter permease subunit (The N-terminal region of this protein, as described by TIGR01726, is a three transmembrane segment that identifies a subfamily of ABC transporter permease subunits, which specificities that include histidine, arginine, glutamine, glutamate, L-cystine (sic), the opines (in Agrobacterium) octopine and nopaline, etc.) — protein MSAFVTELTTAYPSLISGMIVTLKVLLLAIVGGMALGTVLAMMRLSGIKALELPAKLYVNFFRSVPLLLILLWFYFAVPMIYNGLTGSYITFDTAFTSCVVAFMVFEAAYFSEVVRAGIQSIGSAQVNAAKALGMTYAQTMRLIILPQAFRKMTPLILQQCIILFQDTTLVFAIGLSDFFRSAYVRGELMGYLTPYILGAGAVYFIISLIASIGVQRLQKSMRF, from the coding sequence TGGCATGATTGTCACCCTCAAAGTACTACTACTAGCGATAGTAGGCGGTATGGCACTGGGTACCGTATTAGCCATGATGCGCTTATCAGGCATTAAAGCCCTTGAGCTACCCGCCAAGCTATATGTGAACTTCTTTCGATCAGTGCCGCTGCTGCTAATCCTACTGTGGTTTTATTTTGCTGTACCGATGATTTATAACGGCTTAACCGGTAGCTATATTACTTTTGATACTGCCTTCACCTCCTGTGTGGTGGCCTTTATGGTGTTTGAAGCCGCTTATTTCTCAGAAGTAGTCAGGGCGGGCATCCAATCCATTGGTAGCGCACAGGTCAATGCAGCCAAAGCTTTAGGGATGACGTATGCTCAGACCATGCGATTGATTATCTTGCCACAAGCCTTTCGCAAAATGACCCCGCTTATTTTGCAGCAGTGTATTATTTTATTCCAAGATACCACTTTAGTATTTGCAATTGGATTGAGTGACTTTTTCCGATCAGCTTACGTACGCGGTGAGCTAATGGGATATTTAACCCCTTACATCTTAGGCGCCGGCGCTGTGTATTTCATCATTAGTTTGATTGCCTCTATTGGGGTTCAGCGCCTGCAAAAATCCATGCGATTTTAA